From the genome of Ictalurus furcatus strain D&B chromosome 4, Billie_1.0, whole genome shotgun sequence, one region includes:
- the LOC128607027 gene encoding ras-related protein Rap-2b, translating to MREYKVVVLGSGGVGKSALTVQFVTGSFIEKYDPTIEDFYRKEIEVDSSPSVLEILDTAGTEQFASMRDLYIKNGQGFILVYSLVNQQSFQDIKPMRDQIIRVKRYERVPMILVGNKVDLEGEREVSSGEGKALADEWNCPFMETSAKNKGSVDELFAEIVRQMNYAATPNGDEQCCSSCVIL from the coding sequence ATGCGAGAATACAAAGTGGTCGTGCTCGGCTCCGGCGGCGTGGGCAAATCCGCCCTGACCGTCCAGTTCGTCACGGGCTCCTTCATCGAGAAGTACGACCCGACGATAGAGGACTTCTACCGCAAGGAGATCGAGGTGGACTCGTCGCCGTCGGTGCTCGAGATCCTGGACACGGCCGGCACGGAGCAGTTCGCCTCCATGCGCGACTTGTACATCAAGAACGGCCAGGGCTTCATCCTGGTCTACAGCCTGGTCAACCAGCAGAGCTTCCAGGACATCAAACCCATGCGAGACCAGATCATCCGGGTCAAGCGCTACGAGCGGGTTCCCATGATCCTCGTGGGCAACAAGGTGGATCTCGAGGGCGAGCGGGAGGTGTCCTCAGGAGAGGGTAAAGCCCTGGCTGATGAGTGGAACTGCCCCTTCATGGAGACCTCGGCCAAAAATAAAGGCTCGGTGGACGAGCTGTTCGCGGAGATCGTGCGCCAGATGAACTACGCCGCGACGCCCAACGGGGACGAGCAGTGCTGCTCCTCCTGTGTCATTCTCTAA
- the LOC128607028 gene encoding NADH-ubiquinone oxidoreductase chain 2-like codes for MFDLFLWIKDLKQGWGYRAKQNTHTSISFKIGDAFLHSSLQGSYLLSFFLSFLLSLVLSFIIWFFLSVFLSLFGSFFLSFFILFFLSFFHWFFLSFILLLVLSFFLSFFGSFFGSFFLSFFGSFFHYLVLSLFCSFFHSFFGSVFHYLVLSFFLYFVLSFFHSFIGSFFLSFFCWFFLSFFGSFFGSFFLSFFGSFFCSFFLSFFGSFFLSLFCSFILSLVLSFILSFVLSFFGSFFLWFFLLFFHSFFASFFLSLVLSFFLSFFGSFFCSFFGSFFLSLFCSFILSLVLSFVHYFVRSFVLSFFLILCESSSQLAALGAEGSGGGS; via the coding sequence atgtttgatttatttctgtGGATAAAGGATTTAAAGCAGGGCTGGGGATACAgggcaaaacaaaacacacacacatccatttcCTTTAAGATCGGAGACGCGTTTCTGCACTCCAGCCTCCAGGGTTCttaccttctttctttctttctttctttccttctttctttggttctttctttcattatttggttctttctttctgtctttctttcattatttggttctttctttctttctttctttattttgttctttctttcattctttcattggttctttctttctttcattcttttgttggttctttctttctttctttctttctttggttcGTTCtttggttctttctttctttctttctttggttctttctttcattatttggttctttctttattttgttctttctttcattctttctttggtTCTGTCTTTCATTAtttggttctttctttctttctttattttgttctttctttctttcattctttcattggttctttctttctttcattcttttgttggttctttctttctttctttggttcGTTCtttggttctttctttctttctttctttggttctttcttttgttctttctttctttctttctttggttctttctttctttctctcttttgttctttcattctttctttggttctttctttcattctttcgtttgttctttctttctttggttctttctttctttggttctttcttttgttctttcattctttctttgcttctttctttctttctttggttctttctttctttctttctttctttggttctttcttttgttctttctttggttctttctttctttctctcttttgttctttcattctttctttggttctttctttcgttcattATTTCGTTcgttctttcgttctttctttctttctaattcTGTGTGAAAGCTCTAGTCAGCTAGCTGCACTCGGAGCTGAGGGATCTGGAGGTGGCAGCTGA